In Phyllobacterium zundukense, one DNA window encodes the following:
- a CDS encoding DUF6638 family protein — MDLLYENELIYGRLLTVDQPHLIERYNRALKSFGFPATKLKKFDIDRTGFSPEIAKELKDPSYLDPNGVNRRFIILTPAQADLPVVHTQFSNTSQLMYEFFTSNSRAINALTIKDVLYGEIEDSVSVVNDIEDLLSINQVEFRVLSAENVMGQAAELRLLVDRLQDEPDAWRNNELLNRMVELAKVTGDIRENSLVPDKVLFRHRAFWTSHFGGTYIFVDDNTTTVIGDPSAPGFRRSRPWQVNYISILDAEQVFQFLSTTSRIELPRASWIEQSGYLENRGEMIIRHLIQTLEPDRDLTNIDRIWLQTWIHANASLINHDGTWPFLNAVKREIGQTGQLNMTEIDPKRRFLVVRALPRHPDAWLVNHLISDFVPWDFLSRYVFNKAGFYADYQGWSPSYQRHVVDILKTTYLKDKEGLRKRLYGLEQ, encoded by the coding sequence ATGGACCTTCTCTACGAAAACGAGCTCATCTACGGGCGCTTGCTGACGGTCGACCAGCCGCATCTGATCGAGCGCTACAACCGCGCGCTGAAATCCTTCGGGTTTCCTGCGACCAAGCTCAAGAAATTCGACATTGACCGGACCGGCTTTTCGCCGGAAATCGCCAAGGAGCTGAAAGACCCGTCCTATCTCGATCCAAATGGCGTCAACCGGCGGTTCATCATCCTGACCCCGGCGCAGGCGGACCTGCCGGTCGTTCACACGCAGTTCTCCAACACATCGCAGTTGATGTATGAGTTTTTTACCAGCAACTCCCGTGCGATCAATGCGCTGACGATCAAGGATGTACTTTACGGCGAGATCGAGGATTCCGTCTCGGTCGTCAACGATATCGAGGATTTGCTGTCGATCAACCAGGTGGAATTCCGGGTCCTGTCGGCTGAGAACGTCATGGGGCAGGCCGCTGAACTGCGACTGCTGGTCGACCGGCTACAGGATGAGCCGGATGCGTGGCGCAACAATGAACTCTTGAACCGCATGGTCGAACTCGCCAAGGTCACCGGCGATATCCGCGAGAATTCGCTGGTGCCGGACAAGGTGCTGTTCCGGCACCGCGCGTTTTGGACCAGCCATTTTGGCGGCACGTACATCTTCGTTGATGATAACACGACCACGGTCATTGGTGACCCGTCAGCGCCGGGATTCCGCCGCTCGCGCCCCTGGCAGGTCAATTACATTTCTATTCTGGACGCCGAACAGGTCTTCCAGTTTCTGAGCACAACCTCGCGCATCGAATTGCCGCGCGCCTCATGGATCGAGCAATCCGGCTATCTGGAGAATCGCGGCGAGATGATCATCCGGCACCTGATCCAGACGCTGGAGCCGGATCGGGACCTGACCAATATCGACCGCATCTGGCTGCAGACATGGATTCACGCCAATGCCAGCCTGATCAATCATGATGGCACCTGGCCATTCCTCAATGCGGTGAAACGCGAAATCGGCCAGACCGGCCAGCTCAACATGACCGAGATCGATCCGAAGCGCCGGTTCCTGGTTGTCCGCGCGCTACCCCGCCATCCGGATGCCTGGCTGGTCAACCATCTGATCAGCGATTTCGTGCCGTGGGATTTCTTGTCTCGCTACGTCTTCAACAAGGCTGGATTCTATGCGGACTATCAGGGTTGGAGCCCTTCCTATCAGCGGCACGTTGTCGATATTCTCAAAACAACCTATCTGAAAGACAAGGAAGGGCTGCGAAAGCGGCTCTATGGACTTGAACAGTGA
- a CDS encoding ABC transporter permease subunit produces the protein MFRYVASRVLLLIPTFIGISFVAFIFIRLLPGDPVIALAGERGMTPERHQLLMEQFGFNRPVWEQYLSFVWNIFHGDFGTSIASKRAVLADFLTLFPATLELSICAMLFAVIIGIPAGIFAAVKRGSIFDQLSMGIALVGYSMPIFWWGILLIILFAGILHWTPVSGRMDLIYFFKPTTGFMLIDSLISGQKGAFKSAFSHLILPTIVLGTIPLAVIARQTRSAMLEVLGEDYVRTARAKGLAPKRVIGIHALRNAMIPVITTIGLQMGLLMAGAILTETIFSWPGIGKWMIDAIAKRDYVVVQGGLMLVALIVMVVNLIVDLLYAVINPRIRVK, from the coding sequence ATGTTTCGTTACGTCGCTTCCCGTGTGCTGCTGCTGATACCAACATTCATTGGCATCAGTTTCGTAGCCTTCATTTTCATTCGTCTGCTGCCCGGCGATCCCGTCATCGCACTTGCCGGTGAACGGGGCATGACCCCGGAACGTCATCAGTTGCTGATGGAGCAGTTCGGTTTCAACAGGCCGGTCTGGGAGCAGTACTTGTCGTTTGTATGGAACATATTCCATGGCGATTTCGGTACGTCGATTGCCAGTAAACGTGCGGTGCTTGCGGATTTCCTGACGCTTTTTCCGGCTACGCTTGAGCTCAGCATCTGTGCCATGCTGTTTGCGGTCATCATCGGCATTCCGGCCGGCATTTTCGCGGCCGTCAAGCGCGGGTCGATTTTCGACCAGCTGAGCATGGGTATCGCCCTGGTTGGCTATTCCATGCCGATCTTCTGGTGGGGCATCCTGCTGATCATCCTGTTTGCGGGCATACTTCATTGGACGCCGGTTTCGGGCCGGATGGACCTGATCTATTTCTTCAAGCCGACCACTGGCTTCATGCTGATCGACAGCCTGATTTCCGGGCAGAAGGGCGCATTCAAATCCGCCTTCTCGCATCTTATCCTGCCCACCATCGTGCTTGGGACCATTCCGCTCGCTGTGATTGCGCGTCAAACCCGCTCGGCGATGCTGGAAGTGCTGGGTGAGGACTATGTGCGCACGGCGCGCGCCAAGGGCCTCGCTCCCAAGCGTGTCATCGGCATCCATGCATTGCGCAATGCCATGATCCCTGTCATCACCACGATCGGTTTGCAGATGGGTCTGCTCATGGCTGGTGCCATTTTGACCGAGACGATTTTCTCCTGGCCGGGTATCGGCAAATGGATGATCGACGCCATCGCCAAGCGCGATTATGTCGTCGTGCAGGGCGGCCTCATGCTGGTCGCGCTCATCGTGATGGTCGTTAACCTGATTGTTGACCTGCTCTATGCGGTCATCAACCCGCGCATTCGCGTAAAGTGA
- a CDS encoding thymidine kinase, which translates to MAKLCFSYSAMNAGKSTLLLQASYNYQERGMRTMLFTAAHYAENGIGRITSRLGVSAEAELYRESDMLFERIAAAHTQSPLSCVFVDEAQFLTKDQVWQLARVADRLNVPVICFGLRTDFQGKLFPGSSELLAIADTLREIRTICHCGAKATMVVRHDPQGKALIEGDQVAIEKSVYVSLCRKHWEEETGRVKPTDS; encoded by the coding sequence ATGGCAAAACTCTGTTTCAGCTACTCGGCAATGAATGCCGGAAAATCCACGCTGCTCCTGCAGGCTTCCTACAATTATCAGGAGCGCGGCATGCGGACGATGCTGTTTACAGCCGCGCATTATGCCGAAAACGGGATCGGAAGAATCACCTCGCGACTTGGTGTCAGCGCCGAGGCCGAACTTTATCGCGAAAGCGACATGCTGTTCGAGCGAATCGCTGCTGCTCACACGCAAAGCCCGCTCAGTTGCGTGTTTGTCGACGAAGCGCAGTTCCTGACCAAAGACCAGGTCTGGCAGCTCGCGCGCGTCGCGGACCGTCTCAATGTTCCGGTCATCTGTTTCGGGCTGCGTACCGATTTTCAGGGCAAGCTTTTCCCCGGTTCTTCGGAGCTCCTGGCCATTGCCGATACATTGCGTGAAATCCGCACCATCTGCCATTGCGGTGCCAAGGCAACCATGGTTGTCCGGCATGATCCGCAGGGCAAGGCATTGATCGAAGGTGACCAGGTGGCGATCGAAAAGTCGGTCTATGTTTCCCTCTGCCGCAAGCACTGGGAAGAGGAGACGGGGCGCGTCAAGCCAACCGACTCTTAA
- the choV gene encoding choline ABC transporter ATP-binding protein, with protein MTAITLENVCIIFGKKTDDSLSLADQGKSRSDIQAETGHVLGVHNCSITIAEGEIVVLMGLSGSGKSTLLRAINRLNPISRGSVVVHNGGRSIDVGKADKATLRDLRKHLVSMVFQQFGLLPWRTVEENVGFGLELSGVPKEERAKAVQQQLELVNLKDWAKRKVGELSGGMQQRVGLARAFATGAPILLMDEPFSALDPLIRTRLQDELLSLQERLKKTIVFVSHDLDEAMKIGNRIAIMEGGRIIQCGTAQDILLNPANDYVADFVANMNPLGVLTAADIMVPLDRSRPADRPFAATARPETPVREIMQAVAKNNGDVGVVDKGAILGMISADDIVRGLLKHQRH; from the coding sequence ATGACCGCGATCACACTGGAAAATGTCTGCATCATTTTCGGCAAAAAAACCGACGATTCTCTCTCGCTTGCCGATCAGGGCAAAAGCCGCTCCGACATTCAGGCCGAAACTGGCCATGTACTGGGCGTGCATAATTGCTCGATCACCATAGCCGAAGGCGAAATAGTGGTCCTGATGGGCCTTTCAGGCTCGGGAAAATCCACGCTTCTTCGCGCCATAAATCGCCTCAATCCGATCTCACGCGGCTCTGTCGTGGTTCACAATGGCGGGCGTTCGATCGACGTCGGCAAGGCCGACAAGGCCACGTTGCGAGACTTGCGCAAACATCTCGTGTCGATGGTGTTCCAGCAATTTGGCCTGTTACCCTGGCGCACGGTGGAAGAGAATGTCGGTTTCGGCCTTGAGCTCTCGGGCGTTCCAAAGGAGGAACGCGCCAAGGCGGTGCAACAGCAGCTGGAACTGGTCAATCTGAAGGATTGGGCCAAGCGCAAGGTTGGCGAACTTTCCGGCGGCATGCAGCAGCGTGTCGGCCTTGCCCGCGCCTTCGCGACGGGCGCACCGATCCTTCTCATGGACGAGCCGTTCTCGGCGCTCGATCCGCTGATCCGCACCCGCCTGCAGGATGAACTTCTCAGCCTGCAGGAACGGCTGAAGAAGACCATTGTCTTCGTCAGCCACGATCTCGATGAGGCGATGAAGATCGGCAATCGCATTGCGATCATGGAGGGCGGCCGCATCATCCAATGCGGCACCGCGCAGGATATCCTGCTCAATCCCGCCAATGACTATGTCGCGGATTTCGTCGCCAACATGAACCCGCTCGGGGTTCTGACCGCAGCAGATATCATGGTCCCGCTTGACCGTTCGCGCCCTGCCGACCGGCCGTTTGCGGCGACCGCACGACCGGAAACGCCGGTTCGCGAGATCATGCAGGCGGTGGCGAAGAACAATGGTGATGTTGGCGTTGTCGACAAAGGCGCCATCCTCGGTATGATTTCAGCCGACGACATTGTGCGTGGCTTGCTAAAGCATCAGAGACATTAG
- a CDS encoding ABC transporter ATP-binding protein, with the protein MTEIVLEGRNIVRDYHVGGGLFGKAKTVRAVKGVSFTLEKGKTLAIVGESGCGKSTLGRILTLIDPQTSGELLIDGKPINIAKDRVTHEMRRKVQIIFQNPYGSLNPRQKIGEVLGEPLLLNTKKTAAERRDLAMQMLVKVGLGPEHYNRYPHMFSGGQRQRIAIARALMLSPSLLVLDEPVSALDLSVQAQVLNLLADLQDEFNLTYVFISHDLSVVRYIADEVMVMYYGEVVEYGTRDEVFSNPQHSYTKTLFAATPKSDVASIRARLAKKKVAA; encoded by the coding sequence ATGACAGAGATCGTGCTTGAAGGGCGCAATATCGTTCGGGACTACCATGTCGGCGGCGGCCTGTTCGGCAAAGCGAAGACTGTTCGCGCCGTCAAGGGCGTCAGCTTCACGCTCGAAAAGGGCAAGACGCTCGCCATTGTCGGCGAGAGCGGTTGCGGCAAGTCAACGCTCGGGCGAATCCTGACGCTGATCGATCCGCAGACGTCCGGCGAATTGCTGATCGACGGCAAGCCCATCAACATCGCCAAGGACCGCGTGACACATGAGATGCGCCGCAAGGTGCAGATCATTTTCCAGAATCCCTACGGTTCACTCAACCCGCGACAGAAGATCGGCGAGGTGCTGGGCGAACCGCTGTTGCTCAATACCAAGAAGACTGCTGCTGAGCGCCGCGATCTTGCCATGCAGATGCTGGTGAAGGTCGGTCTCGGCCCCGAGCATTATAACCGCTATCCGCACATGTTCTCCGGCGGGCAGCGCCAGCGTATCGCAATAGCGCGCGCACTGATGCTGAGCCCGAGTCTGCTCGTGCTGGACGAGCCCGTTTCGGCGCTTGACCTGTCAGTTCAGGCGCAGGTGCTCAACTTGCTGGCCGACCTTCAGGACGAGTTCAACCTGACATATGTGTTCATCAGCCATGATCTGTCGGTGGTGCGCTATATCGCCGATGAGGTGATGGTGATGTATTACGGCGAAGTCGTCGAATACGGTACACGCGACGAGGTGTTTTCCAATCCGCAGCACAGCTATACAAAGACGCTGTTTGCTGCGACACCGAAATCCGACGTTGCGAGCATCAGGGCGCGGCTTGCCAAGAAGAAAGTAGCTGCCTGA
- the choW gene encoding choline ABC transporter permease subunit has product MDWLTQDKIPVGSTAKAIVDWLTNNFAWFFDGLATIMQGFIDGLMFILKYPHPLVMIAIFAAIAYALRRSVGVTILTILGFLFILNQGYWQETMETLTLVLSSCILCMGIGVPIGIIAAHRPKFYAAIRPVLDLMQTLPTFVYLIPAIVFFGIGMVPGLLATAIFVLPAPIRLTHLGVSSTPLHLVEAGEAFGASSRQLLWKIELPYAMPQILAGLTQTIMLSLSMVVIAALVGADGLGVPVVRALNSVNTALGFEAGLVIVVVAIVLDRIFRPGKEPGE; this is encoded by the coding sequence TTGGATTGGTTAACGCAAGACAAGATTCCGGTTGGCAGCACGGCGAAGGCCATCGTCGATTGGCTTACGAACAATTTCGCATGGTTCTTCGATGGATTGGCGACCATCATGCAGGGTTTCATCGATGGACTGATGTTCATCCTGAAATATCCGCATCCACTGGTCATGATCGCAATCTTTGCCGCCATCGCCTACGCACTGCGGCGCTCTGTCGGTGTAACCATCCTGACAATCCTTGGCTTCCTGTTCATCCTCAACCAGGGATACTGGCAGGAGACGATGGAAACGCTGACGCTGGTACTCTCCTCCTGCATTCTGTGCATGGGGATCGGCGTTCCGATCGGCATCATTGCGGCACACCGGCCAAAGTTCTACGCGGCCATCCGTCCTGTTCTCGATCTGATGCAGACCTTGCCGACCTTCGTCTACCTGATCCCTGCTATCGTGTTCTTCGGCATCGGCATGGTTCCAGGCCTGCTGGCGACAGCCATTTTCGTGCTCCCTGCCCCCATTCGCCTCACCCATCTTGGCGTCTCGTCAACGCCGCTGCATCTGGTCGAGGCCGGTGAAGCCTTTGGTGCATCGTCGCGCCAGCTCCTGTGGAAAATCGAGCTTCCCTACGCCATGCCGCAAATTCTGGCAGGCCTTACCCAGACCATCATGCTGTCGCTCTCCATGGTGGTCATTGCGGCGCTTGTGGGGGCGGACGGGCTAGGCGTTCCCGTCGTCCGCGCGCTCAACTCTGTCAATACCGCCTTGGGTTTCGAGGCAGGGCTTGTCATCGTGGTCGTTGCCATCGTGCTTGACCGTATCTTCCGTCCCGGCAAGGAGCCAGGTGAATGA
- a CDS encoding ABC transporter permease subunit: protein MARFSEFWFYFSVNKGAVIGLAVLVVLVLIAILGPVIAPYAPDQQYRDALLIPPSWQIGGREQFFLGTDAVGRDLLSRLIYGARYSLFIGLIVVTFAMITGVILGVLAGYFRGWVDTLIMRIMDIILAFPPLLLALVLVAILGPGLFNAMIAIALVLQPHFARLTRAAVMSEKNREYVIAAKLAGAGHLRLMFKTILPNCLAPLIVQGTLSFSNAILEAAALGFLGMGAQPPTPEWGTMLAEAREFILRAWWVVTFPGLAILITVLAINLVGDGLRDALDPKLKRS, encoded by the coding sequence ATGGCACGGTTTTCGGAATTCTGGTTCTATTTCAGCGTCAACAAGGGCGCTGTCATCGGCCTTGCTGTTCTGGTGGTCCTGGTGCTGATCGCCATTCTTGGCCCTGTCATTGCGCCCTATGCGCCCGACCAGCAATATCGTGATGCTTTGCTCATACCGCCGTCCTGGCAAATAGGCGGCCGGGAACAATTTTTCCTCGGTACTGACGCTGTGGGCCGCGATCTTCTCTCGCGCCTGATCTACGGAGCGCGCTATTCGCTGTTCATCGGTCTGATCGTCGTGACTTTTGCAATGATCACGGGCGTCATTCTTGGGGTCCTAGCAGGTTACTTCCGTGGTTGGGTCGATACGCTGATCATGCGTATCATGGACATCATCCTTGCTTTCCCGCCATTGCTTCTGGCGCTGGTGCTGGTAGCGATCCTGGGCCCCGGTCTCTTCAATGCGATGATCGCCATTGCGCTGGTTCTGCAGCCGCACTTTGCCCGTTTGACGCGCGCGGCGGTGATGAGCGAGAAGAACCGCGAATATGTTATTGCGGCAAAGCTGGCAGGTGCCGGGCATCTGCGCCTGATGTTCAAGACCATCCTGCCGAATTGCCTGGCACCGCTTATCGTGCAGGGAACGCTGTCGTTCTCCAACGCTATCCTTGAAGCGGCTGCGCTCGGCTTTCTCGGCATGGGTGCCCAGCCACCAACGCCGGAATGGGGCACGATGCTCGCCGAAGCACGCGAATTCATCCTGCGTGCCTGGTGGGTCGTCACTTTCCCCGGTCTTGCAATTCTTATTACGGTGCTTGCGATCAATCTCGTTGGCGACGGTCTGCGCGATGCCCTCGATCCGAAACTGAAGAGGAGCTGA
- a CDS encoding choline ABC transporter substrate-binding protein, translating to MNVLSKLTISLALVLSAGTAFAAEPESCKAVRFADVGWTDITATTAATSEVLKALGYTTDTKVLSVPVTYASLGKKDIDVFLGNWMPTMTADVTPYLENKTVEDLGPNLTGAKYTLAVPQYLYDKGLKDFKDIAKFKDDLGGKIYGIEPGNDGNRLILDMISKDQFGLKGFELAESSEQGMLAQVAKQTKSEKPIVFLGWEPHPMNANFKLAYLSGGDDVFGKDFGGAIIHTNVRAGYTTECPNVGKLLTNLKFNLQMENEIMGKILDEGQDGAKAASEWLKANPAILDTWLAGVTTFDGKEGLPAVKSSLGL from the coding sequence ATGAATGTACTTTCCAAACTCACCATTTCTTTGGCGCTGGTGCTGTCTGCTGGCACTGCTTTCGCCGCCGAGCCTGAGTCTTGCAAGGCCGTTCGGTTCGCCGATGTGGGCTGGACCGATATTACGGCAACCACCGCGGCGACAAGCGAGGTGCTGAAGGCGCTGGGTTATACGACTGACACAAAGGTTCTTTCCGTGCCGGTGACCTACGCCTCGCTGGGCAAGAAGGACATTGATGTATTCCTCGGCAACTGGATGCCGACCATGACCGCGGACGTCACGCCATATCTTGAAAACAAGACCGTGGAGGATCTTGGTCCCAATCTGACCGGTGCGAAATACACCCTCGCTGTGCCGCAGTATCTCTATGACAAGGGCCTGAAGGACTTCAAGGATATCGCCAAGTTCAAGGATGATCTCGGCGGCAAGATCTACGGTATCGAGCCCGGCAATGACGGCAACCGCCTGATCCTCGACATGATCTCCAAGGACCAGTTCGGCCTCAAGGGTTTTGAGCTCGCCGAATCGTCCGAACAGGGCATGCTGGCGCAGGTCGCCAAGCAGACTAAGAGCGAAAAGCCGATCGTATTCCTCGGCTGGGAACCGCACCCGATGAATGCAAACTTCAAGCTGGCCTATTTGTCCGGCGGTGATGACGTATTCGGCAAGGACTTTGGCGGTGCCATCATCCACACCAACGTTCGCGCTGGCTACACCACGGAATGCCCGAATGTCGGCAAGCTCCTGACCAATCTCAAATTCAATCTGCAGATGGAAAATGAGATCATGGGCAAGATCCTTGACGAGGGACAAGACGGCGCCAAGGCAGCTTCGGAATGGCTGAAAGCCAATCCAGCAATTCTTGACACCTGGCTTGCCGGTGTAACGACGTTCGACGGCAAGGAAGGCCTCCCGGCGGTCAAGTCGTCGCTCGGACTTTAA
- a CDS encoding AAA family ATPase, with protein sequence MDVGLTTIEEKDIAKHLAVAQAMVTRFVSLDSGDAKPGTEIAGTGRRFVPTVSTGGLRKTREVELAKTIQSVRLDDQMLSIAQHTLLYRARRGVAIALAVADVFGRQSDLESLMARNASAPLQGEDASHFKRLLSAASYVAAFALSAHLAQLIESDSEPANDILAPEFAFDTAQDALKSVIGGLDRAISGASDEQVMLSRAKAFSALAIDGLLQRKGRFDGLGSFEDMHLRLDSDDFTLDGFDVAPSKKRTPLVMTFKKPNEVVGNHIAKFQALKLSKMLMAYDFDRQLNPFVELGGFLFTFIGDGAPGTGKTTLIQMIAGLVNDYCQVAGYTFHYENFGVDQISSYQGKSGQNCKQFVTNVLNPRVIGFGTIDDIDQVAAKRSDDRASSGQHEITGVLMEAFSGASTVVRGNCSFGMFSNYPENVDDALRQRAGARWLVNGPQTRDDYIDIFALLAGKNHEIPLGDHKLFEAQQIERAVETAYDELSKPQEDGLRAVYDRFIKENGEPETLSDVGTYLHMIKEREPRFTGRAIKNVTDAIKMRAMDVELPDEWFEKPESFMHRSYDDKKAMIEELRKPFTMEMVLQETNRYADSEFRYADKSDDAAVDKMVRDARLRERAVREVEALKAKGQWDA encoded by the coding sequence ATGGATGTCGGCCTTACAACAATTGAAGAAAAAGACATCGCCAAGCACCTTGCCGTGGCACAAGCAATGGTCACGCGCTTCGTTTCCCTGGATAGCGGCGATGCCAAGCCCGGGACAGAAATTGCAGGGACAGGCAGGCGTTTTGTTCCAACTGTCTCCACCGGCGGGTTGCGCAAGACACGCGAGGTCGAGCTTGCGAAGACAATCCAATCCGTGCGGCTCGACGATCAGATGCTGTCCATTGCGCAGCACACATTGCTGTATCGGGCGCGGCGCGGGGTGGCGATTGCACTGGCGGTCGCCGATGTCTTCGGGCGGCAGAGCGATCTCGAAAGCCTGATGGCCCGCAATGCTTCCGCCCCGCTGCAAGGCGAGGACGCCAGCCATTTCAAGCGGCTTCTTTCCGCGGCTTCATATGTCGCCGCCTTCGCTCTTTCGGCCCATCTCGCGCAACTGATCGAGTCGGATTCCGAGCCAGCCAATGACATTCTGGCACCGGAGTTCGCCTTCGACACGGCGCAGGATGCGCTGAAATCGGTGATTGGCGGTCTGGACCGTGCGATTTCCGGTGCGAGTGACGAACAGGTTATGCTGTCACGCGCCAAAGCCTTTTCTGCGTTGGCTATCGATGGGCTGCTCCAGCGCAAGGGCCGTTTCGACGGGCTTGGCAGTTTCGAGGATATGCATCTGCGCCTCGACAGCGATGATTTCACGCTTGACGGATTCGACGTGGCGCCATCGAAGAAGCGCACGCCACTGGTGATGACCTTCAAGAAGCCCAATGAGGTTGTCGGCAATCACATCGCCAAGTTTCAGGCGCTGAAGCTTTCCAAGATGCTGATGGCTTATGATTTCGACCGGCAGCTCAATCCGTTTGTCGAACTCGGCGGCTTCCTCTTCACCTTTATCGGCGATGGTGCGCCCGGCACCGGCAAAACCACGCTGATCCAGATGATTGCCGGTCTCGTCAACGATTATTGCCAGGTGGCGGGCTATACTTTCCACTACGAGAATTTCGGCGTCGACCAGATTTCGTCCTACCAGGGCAAATCCGGACAGAACTGCAAACAGTTCGTGACCAATGTACTGAACCCGCGTGTGATCGGCTTTGGCACGATCGACGATATAGACCAGGTGGCGGCCAAGCGCTCAGATGACCGTGCTTCGTCAGGCCAGCATGAAATCACTGGCGTACTGATGGAAGCCTTTTCCGGCGCATCGACTGTCGTGCGCGGCAATTGCTCGTTCGGGATGTTTTCCAACTATCCGGAAAATGTCGATGACGCATTGCGCCAGCGCGCTGGCGCGCGCTGGCTGGTGAATGGCCCGCAGACGCGCGACGACTATATCGACATCTTCGCGCTGCTGGCGGGAAAGAACCACGAGATCCCGCTCGGCGATCACAAGCTCTTCGAAGCCCAGCAGATTGAGCGGGCAGTGGAGACCGCCTATGACGAATTGTCGAAGCCGCAGGAAGATGGGCTAAGAGCGGTCTATGACCGTTTCATTAAGGAAAATGGCGAGCCGGAAACATTGTCCGATGTCGGTACCTATCTCCACATGATCAAGGAACGCGAGCCGCGCTTCACTGGCCGGGCCATCAAGAATGTCACCGACGCGATCAAGATGCGGGCGATGGATGTCGAATTGCCGGACGAATGGTTCGAAAAGCCCGAAAGCTTCATGCACAGGAGCTATGATGACAAGAAGGCGATGATCGAGGAATTGCGCAAGCCGTTCACAATGGAAATGGTGCTGCAGGAGACCAATCGCTATGCGGATTCGGAATTCCGCTACGCCGACAAATCCGATGATGCCGCCGTGGACAAGATGGTCCGCGATGCGAGACTGCGCGAACGGGCGGTACGGGAAGTAGAGGCGCTGAAAGCCAAGGGACAGTGGGACGCCTGA
- a CDS encoding ABC transporter ATP-binding protein — protein MALLEITNLSVGFDTSTGQFMAVQGIDLSVDAREVLAIVGESGSGKSVAMLAVMGLLPKTATVTADRMIFNGHDMLTMTTKQRREIVGRDVAMIFQEPMASLNPCFTVGFQLEEVLRFHMKMDAKTRRKRAIELLQQVGIPTPEERLNSFPHQMSGGQCQRVMIAIAIACNPKLLIADEPTTALDVTIQKQILDLLVSLQAKYGMGLIMITHDMGVVAETADRVIVQYKGRKMEEADVLSLFESPKSPYTRALLSALPENATGDRLSTVADFMKNEAAVSGAPS, from the coding sequence ATGGCGCTGCTTGAAATCACGAACCTCTCGGTTGGTTTTGATACCAGTACGGGCCAGTTCATGGCCGTGCAGGGGATCGACCTTTCGGTCGATGCCCGCGAAGTACTGGCGATTGTCGGTGAATCCGGCTCCGGCAAATCCGTGGCCATGCTTGCGGTGATGGGCCTGTTGCCCAAGACGGCAACGGTGACCGCGGACAGAATGATCTTTAACGGCCACGACATGCTGACCATGACAACGAAACAGCGGCGGGAAATCGTCGGCCGCGATGTTGCCATGATCTTCCAGGAACCGATGGCTAGCCTCAATCCTTGCTTCACCGTCGGATTTCAGCTGGAAGAGGTGTTGCGCTTCCACATGAAGATGGATGCAAAGACACGGCGCAAGCGGGCAATCGAATTGCTGCAGCAGGTGGGCATTCCAACGCCGGAAGAGCGCTTGAACTCGTTTCCGCACCAGATGTCGGGCGGCCAGTGCCAGCGCGTCATGATCGCCATTGCGATTGCCTGCAATCCAAAATTGCTGATCGCCGACGAGCCGACAACGGCGCTGGATGTGACCATCCAGAAGCAGATCCTCGATCTCCTGGTCAGCCTGCAAGCCAAGTACGGCATGGGCCTGATCATGATAACCCATGACATGGGCGTGGTGGCGGAAACCGCCGATCGCGTCATCGTCCAGTACAAGGGCCGCAAGATGGAGGAGGCCGATGTGCTCTCCCTCTTCGAATCGCCCAAGAGCCCCTATACACGTGCGCTTCTCTCCGCTCTGCCGGAAAATGCGACAGGCGATCGCCTGTCGACGGTTGCGGACTTCATGAAGAACGAAGCGGCAGTTTCAGGAGCACCATCATGA